One window of Deltaproteobacteria bacterium genomic DNA carries:
- the arcC gene encoding carbamate kinase — MDIYRSDRRMTLVALGGNALIRHGDVPTIETQEANAEKTVDQLMELVRRDDNIVITHGNGPQVGNLLLRNEASKDLLPRTPLDVLVAETGGSIGYILQQAFLNRLREEEAQRYVVTMITQVIVDPNDPAFARPSKPIGMYYSKDEADHLHGEFGWQMIEDGEHGWRRVVPSPRPLKIVQRHMVRHSAMEGNIVIAGGGGGIPIKVGPNGRYEGVEAVIDKDLTSAMLASEIRADTLIILMPEPKVCVHFGSPKERALDRVTLSEITDYLAEGHFPPGSIGPKVNAAIQFVQRGGREALITSADRLSAAIEGKDGTTIVP; from the coding sequence ATGGATATCTATCGTAGCGATCGGCGAATGACCTTGGTGGCGTTGGGCGGAAACGCCCTGATTCGTCACGGCGATGTCCCGACCATCGAGACGCAGGAAGCCAACGCGGAAAAGACCGTCGATCAGTTGATGGAGCTGGTGCGTCGCGACGACAACATCGTCATCACGCACGGCAACGGCCCGCAGGTCGGCAATCTGCTGTTGCGGAACGAGGCGTCCAAAGACCTGCTGCCGCGTACGCCGCTCGACGTGTTGGTGGCCGAGACCGGCGGGTCGATCGGATACATTCTTCAGCAGGCGTTTCTGAACCGGCTTCGCGAGGAGGAGGCGCAGCGGTACGTCGTCACCATGATCACGCAGGTGATTGTGGATCCCAACGATCCGGCGTTCGCGAGGCCGTCGAAGCCGATCGGCATGTACTATTCGAAGGACGAAGCCGATCATCTCCACGGCGAATTCGGTTGGCAGATGATCGAAGACGGCGAACACGGTTGGCGGCGCGTCGTGCCCAGTCCCCGACCGCTCAAGATCGTGCAGCGCCACATGGTGCGTCACAGCGCCATGGAGGGAAACATCGTGATCGCCGGCGGAGGCGGCGGCATTCCGATCAAGGTCGGCCCGAACGGGAGGTACGAAGGCGTTGAGGCGGTGATCGACAAGGACCTGACGAGCGCGATGCTCGCATCGGAAATCCGCGCCGACACGCTCATCATCCTCATGCCGGAGCCCAAGGTGTGCGTTCACTTCGGTTCGCCGAAGGAGCGGGCGCTCGATCGCGTGACTCTCTCCGAGATCACCGACTACCTCGCCGAAGGTCACTTCCCGCCCGGGTCCATTGGCCCCAAGGTCAACGCGGCGATCCAGTTCGTGCAACGCGGCGGCCGCGAAGCGCTCATCACAAGCGCCGATCGTCTTTCCGCGGCCATTGAGGGCAAGGACGGGACGACGATCGTCCCTTAA
- a CDS encoding glycosyltransferase family 2 protein, which produces MTELSAFMPVFNEAPTIEFTVREALAALDSLAVSSELIVVDDGSTDGTRGILERLATEASRLRVVRHASNRGYGMALRSGIAASIGRLVFYTDGDGQFDWADLPRAHAIANEDRVVVGRRAIRRDHSGRRFQSRIFNALMRLAFDLPVDDINCSFKIFPGDAVRTLDLRSDGVFIDAEMLVGLRRAGCTFTQIDVTHRARPAGTSKLAGIRHVWQVVREARAFRMMTPPPTRPRS; this is translated from the coding sequence ATGACCGAACTGTCGGCCTTCATGCCCGTGTTCAACGAAGCGCCGACGATCGAATTCACCGTTCGCGAAGCGCTCGCCGCCCTCGACTCGCTCGCGGTCTCATCGGAACTCATCGTCGTGGACGACGGAAGCACCGACGGCACGCGCGGGATTCTCGAACGACTGGCGACCGAAGCCTCCCGGTTGCGCGTCGTTCGACATGCGTCGAACCGAGGCTACGGCATGGCCCTGCGTTCGGGAATCGCCGCATCGATCGGTCGACTCGTCTTTTACACAGATGGCGACGGACAGTTCGACTGGGCCGACCTGCCTCGAGCTCACGCGATCGCGAACGAAGACCGGGTCGTGGTGGGACGCCGCGCGATCCGACGCGATCACTCGGGACGCCGGTTTCAATCACGCATATTCAACGCGCTCATGCGTCTCGCGTTCGATTTGCCCGTGGACGACATCAACTGTTCTTTCAAGATCTTCCCGGGAGACGCGGTACGTACGCTCGATCTGCGTTCCGACGGCGTTTTCATCGACGCGGAGATGCTCGTCGGCCTGCGACGCGCGGGATGCACTTTCACGCAAATCGACGTGACGCACCGGGCACGTCCCGCCGGCACGTCGAAACTCGCCGGCATTCGCCACGTGTGGCAAGTGGTGCGCGAGGCACGGGCTTTTCGTATGATGACGCCGCCGCCCACGCGGCCGCGGAGTTGA
- a CDS encoding class I SAM-dependent methyltransferase, with product MPMVTRSPVSTAIRLLYGGAPDRQRALTGDPFLDNVWAFEQAAANPVAADFLDEASPYFPIKRLSTSIYRGQLEKAVVHAPLRTRALDAGCGIGRSTLLLSEVFPRVVAFDPCRANIDFCEARLAKIGHEGKELHWDGVEFLDTIQSQEFDFVLALEFVCYTGDPARTVAELARVLKDGGVMMLSVEATPGALIAGDTDPGSFDFVRMSRDDDSVDLRQAGRYVRLFHRESLASLCRNAGLDPVRIIASHFFGEGPFWQTVDDDRLRDDEYLRTVTKADCEFRLSPGASRFARVLTAVAIKPRKA from the coding sequence ATGCCGATGGTGACCCGCTCGCCCGTCAGCACCGCCATTCGCCTCCTGTATGGCGGAGCACCCGACCGACAAAGAGCGCTCACCGGCGATCCTTTTCTCGACAACGTTTGGGCATTCGAGCAGGCCGCCGCCAACCCGGTCGCGGCGGATTTTCTCGACGAAGCTTCGCCGTACTTCCCGATCAAGCGCCTGTCCACTTCGATCTATCGCGGACAACTTGAGAAAGCGGTCGTCCACGCGCCATTGCGCACACGCGCCCTCGACGCCGGATGCGGGATCGGCCGCTCGACGCTGCTGCTGTCCGAGGTCTTTCCGCGCGTTGTCGCGTTCGACCCCTGCCGGGCAAATATCGATTTTTGCGAGGCCCGACTCGCGAAAATCGGACACGAGGGCAAGGAACTTCACTGGGATGGGGTCGAGTTTCTTGATACCATCCAAAGCCAAGAGTTCGATTTTGTTCTGGCGCTGGAGTTCGTCTGCTACACGGGCGATCCGGCGCGTACCGTTGCCGAGTTGGCGCGAGTTCTGAAAGATGGCGGAGTGATGATGCTGTCCGTGGAAGCCACACCGGGCGCCCTGATCGCCGGAGACACCGATCCCGGATCGTTCGATTTCGTTCGAATGTCCCGAGACGACGACTCCGTCGATCTTCGGCAAGCCGGGCGATACGTTCGGCTGTTCCATCGGGAATCGCTCGCCTCCCTGTGCCGAAACGCCGGACTCGATCCCGTCCGCATCATCGCCTCGCACTTCTTCGGCGAGGGTCCGTTCTGGCAGACCGTGGACGACGATCGGCTTCGCGATGACGAATATCTTCGCACCGTGACGAAAGCGGACTGTGAGTTTCGCCTTAGCCCCGGTGCATCCCGGTTCGCACGAGTTCTCACGGCGGTCGCGATCAAGCCGCGGAAAGCTTAG
- a CDS encoding B12-binding domain-containing radical SAM protein, whose amino-acid sequence MARVLLMNPGYDVDSGFGDYKALAEAMPVIGLAYIAATCREAGHEVRCLDNFVDGLNETQIVDLVSEWRADAVGIGVLTPSVHTVESLGRRLRKERPQTKVVLGNLHASLFAEDLVRDGYADFVLHSEAETTMPKLCDVLDRGGSFDDVPGLTYMNGGIHTTPIAPLLQGSELDELPLPAWDLFPEHVYGFLAFVNVAKPGLSIIGSRGCPFHCTYCALGYQGHKVRRRSPENIAAEIEWLVKENGIRHVGFVDPIFPVHKQHGIDTCRAIRERNIPGEWWWTTETRVDVIDEEMCREMVAARCKRILFGIESGVDTLLKNVNKKCTAQDIRDGVRVARSAGLEISAFFMLGLPGETAEQTVENIEFARSLDIDFAKFGITIPYPGTKIWDDLVAEGKMKPGDWDKFSTFNHDPNTLPFIPRGLTGDKLVRLHRRATFRFYVRPRMIWRHLFVIRSIGLRQMWNGAKIMIKHLLGRKL is encoded by the coding sequence ATGGCGCGCGTTCTGCTCATGAATCCCGGTTACGACGTCGACAGCGGATTCGGCGATTACAAGGCCCTCGCCGAGGCCATGCCCGTCATCGGGCTCGCTTACATCGCCGCGACCTGCCGCGAAGCGGGGCACGAAGTCCGCTGCCTCGACAATTTCGTCGACGGCCTGAATGAGACGCAGATCGTTGATCTCGTGAGCGAATGGCGCGCGGACGCGGTCGGCATCGGCGTCCTGACGCCATCGGTGCACACGGTCGAATCGCTCGGCCGAAGACTGCGGAAGGAACGTCCGCAAACGAAGGTCGTGCTCGGCAATCTGCACGCATCGCTGTTCGCCGAGGACCTCGTACGCGACGGCTACGCGGATTTCGTACTGCACAGCGAGGCCGAAACGACGATGCCGAAGCTGTGCGACGTGCTCGACCGGGGCGGCTCGTTCGACGATGTTCCCGGCCTGACGTACATGAACGGCGGCATCCACACGACACCGATCGCGCCGCTCCTGCAGGGTTCGGAACTCGACGAGTTGCCGCTTCCGGCCTGGGACCTCTTTCCCGAGCACGTTTACGGATTTCTCGCCTTCGTCAATGTCGCGAAGCCGGGACTGTCGATCATCGGTTCGCGCGGATGCCCGTTTCACTGCACGTACTGCGCGCTCGGATATCAGGGTCACAAGGTCCGAAGGCGCAGCCCCGAAAACATCGCGGCCGAGATCGAGTGGCTCGTCAAAGAAAACGGCATCCGTCACGTTGGTTTTGTCGATCCGATTTTTCCTGTTCACAAGCAGCACGGCATCGACACGTGCCGCGCGATCCGCGAGCGCAACATTCCCGGGGAGTGGTGGTGGACGACCGAAACGCGGGTCGACGTCATCGACGAGGAGATGTGCCGCGAAATGGTCGCGGCGAGATGCAAGCGCATTCTGTTCGGCATCGAGTCGGGCGTCGATACGCTACTCAAAAACGTCAACAAGAAATGCACGGCACAGGACATCCGCGACGGCGTGCGCGTGGCGCGCTCGGCGGGACTCGAAATCTCTGCGTTTTTCATGCTCGGTTTGCCGGGGGAAACGGCGGAGCAGACCGTCGAGAACATCGAGTTCGCCCGTTCGCTCGACATCGACTTCGCGAAGTTCGGGATCACCATCCCTTACCCCGGCACCAAGATCTGGGATGATCTGGTCGCCGAAGGGAAGATGAAGCCCGGCGACTGGGACAAATTCTCGACGTTCAATCACGACCCCAACACGCTGCCGTTCATCCCACGGGGACTGACCGGCGACAAGCTCGTCCGCCTGCATCGCCGCGCGACGTTCCGCTTCTACGTGCGGCCCCGCATGATCTGGCGGCACCTGTTCGTAATCCGCTCCATCGGATTGCGGCAGATGTGGAACGGCGCGAAAATCATGATCAAACACCTGCTGGGGCGAAAGCTCTGA
- a CDS encoding radical SAM protein has translation MTVREAIIAVTLRCNSRCQMCDIWQHDGTYEVEPSYYYHLPRTLRTVNLTGGEATLREDLPEIVAVIAERCPGVRIILSTHGFHTKRLEDMAPRMLKATRNLAVRVSIDGLGETHDRIRGIPGGYKKCMETLDSMRRMGVRDLGIGYTLMRGNEEEMIPAYDMAMSNGWQFTSTVVHSSPIFFGEQSDNTPDPDKAAHAFRELQRRQMRSAKPKNWFRSYFTAGVVDDVTGKRRRIDCTALSRFFYLDPTGKVYTCHVLDWSVGQLDEGYERIVASNPKMLDQVANCTEHCWMTCTVAPIMRQNLPRVAAWVARHKLLMS, from the coding sequence ATGACCGTTCGTGAAGCCATCATCGCCGTGACGTTGCGGTGCAATTCCCGCTGTCAGATGTGCGACATCTGGCAGCACGACGGCACGTACGAGGTCGAGCCCAGTTACTACTACCACCTCCCGCGCACGCTTCGCACGGTCAACCTGACCGGCGGCGAGGCCACGCTGCGCGAGGACCTGCCCGAGATTGTCGCCGTCATCGCCGAGCGCTGCCCGGGCGTGCGCATCATCCTTTCCACGCACGGCTTTCACACCAAGCGGCTTGAAGACATGGCGCCGCGAATGCTGAAGGCGACGCGCAATCTCGCCGTGCGCGTGTCCATCGATGGGCTGGGGGAGACGCACGACCGCATCCGCGGAATCCCCGGCGGCTACAAGAAGTGCATGGAGACGCTGGATTCCATGCGCCGCATGGGCGTGCGCGATCTGGGCATCGGCTACACGCTGATGAGGGGTAACGAGGAAGAGATGATCCCCGCCTACGACATGGCGATGTCGAACGGCTGGCAGTTCACGTCCACGGTCGTGCATTCGTCGCCCATCTTCTTCGGCGAGCAAAGCGACAACACGCCGGATCCCGACAAGGCCGCGCACGCGTTCCGCGAACTCCAGCGACGGCAGATGCGCAGCGCGAAACCGAAAAACTGGTTCCGCTCGTACTTCACGGCGGGCGTGGTGGACGACGTGACCGGCAAGCGCCGGCGCATCGACTGCACGGCGCTGTCGCGATTTTTCTATCTCGACCCGACGGGCAAGGTGTACACGTGCCACGTGCTCGACTGGTCCGTCGGGCAACTCGACGAGGGCTACGAGCGCATCGTGGCGTCGAACCCGAAAATGCTCGACCAGGTCGCGAACTGCACCGAGCACTGTTGGATGACGTGCACGGTCGCGCCGATCATGCGCCAGAATCTGCCGCGAGTGGCGGCGTGGGTCGCGCGGCACAAGCTGCTGATGTCATGA
- the clpX gene encoding ATP-dependent Clp protease ATP-binding subunit ClpX: protein MEEVESRATAPPLDVTPREIFDDLDRFVIGQNAPKRTLAIAAYNHLKRIRQHGDLLRKNNILMVGPTGSGKTHLARCLARILSVPFVVVNATEYTEAGYYGKDVEVMIAELLFAANGDVRAAERGIVFVDEIDKIARRGDSGRTGAGGRDIGGEGVQQALLKVLESNAVFVPLNVTQHWNKHDFVRMDVTDILFICAGTFSDMRRGTIKSDIGFTGVSADEKAREKVTFRDLESYGMIAELLGRLPVVAELGPLTDEELGRVVTDPPDALYREYQELFDYEKIRLNLRPEGLARIVRHAQERKTGARGLRSIFEELFHDLAFEAPERIGQTVVIDADFVDSRLARS, encoded by the coding sequence CTGGAGGAGGTCGAGTCGCGGGCGACGGCGCCGCCGCTCGACGTGACGCCGCGCGAAATTTTCGACGATCTCGACCGTTTCGTGATCGGGCAGAACGCGCCCAAGCGCACGCTGGCGATCGCGGCGTACAATCACCTCAAGCGCATCCGCCAGCATGGGGATCTTCTTCGCAAGAACAACATCCTCATGGTGGGACCCACGGGCAGCGGGAAGACGCATCTGGCGCGGTGCCTCGCACGCATCCTTTCCGTGCCCTTCGTGGTCGTCAACGCCACCGAGTACACCGAGGCCGGGTACTACGGAAAAGACGTCGAGGTCATGATCGCCGAGCTGCTCTTCGCGGCGAACGGCGATGTGCGCGCCGCGGAGCGCGGCATCGTGTTCGTGGACGAGATCGACAAGATCGCCCGGCGCGGCGACAGCGGTCGCACCGGCGCGGGCGGGCGCGACATCGGCGGCGAGGGCGTGCAACAGGCGCTGCTCAAAGTTCTGGAGAGCAACGCCGTGTTCGTGCCGCTCAACGTTACGCAGCACTGGAACAAGCACGATTTCGTGCGCATGGACGTCACGGACATCCTGTTCATCTGCGCGGGCACGTTCAGCGACATGCGGCGGGGGACGATCAAGTCGGATATCGGTTTCACCGGCGTGTCGGCCGACGAAAAAGCGCGCGAAAAGGTGACGTTCCGCGACCTGGAGAGCTACGGCATGATCGCGGAACTGCTGGGCCGTTTACCGGTCGTCGCGGAACTCGGCCCGCTGACCGACGAAGAACTCGGCCGGGTCGTCACCGACCCGCCGGACGCGCTTTATCGCGAGTATCAGGAGTTATTCGATTACGAGAAAATCCGCCTGAACCTGCGCCCCGAAGGGCTCGCGCGGATCGTGCGCCACGCGCAGGAACGCAAGACCGGCGCGCGCGGGCTGCGCTCGATCTTCGAGGAACTCTTCCACGATCTCGCGTTCGAAGCGCCCGAGCGCATCGGACAGACCGTCGTCATCGACGCCGACTTCGTCGATTCGCGCCTGGCGCGTTCATGA
- a CDS encoding metallophosphoesterase family protein, with the protein MRYAIFSDVHSNHEALERVLEKIDELRVDRVLNLGDLVGYYASPNECVDAVRARAITSIMGNHDVVACGRVEPVYFNPTAAAAVLWSRETLTDSNREWIRALPDSLIVDESILMVHGSVRDRDEYLLFRPEIESSFESFAEQYPTLRVAFFGHTHRRIYYEDDGNNLYAGTKAEKLVLRPGGRYLINPGSVGQPRDGDPRAAFCVYDAEAAEVSFFRVPFDIDKTAERIRALPFGDSLARRLYRGI; encoded by the coding sequence ATGCGTTACGCGATCTTCAGTGACGTGCATTCGAACCACGAAGCCCTCGAGCGCGTGCTCGAGAAGATCGACGAGCTGCGTGTCGATCGGGTGCTGAACCTCGGCGACCTTGTCGGCTATTACGCGTCGCCCAACGAGTGCGTGGACGCCGTGCGCGCGCGCGCGATCACCTCGATCATGGGCAACCATGACGTCGTCGCGTGTGGGCGCGTCGAGCCGGTGTATTTCAATCCCACGGCCGCCGCCGCCGTGCTGTGGTCGCGCGAGACTTTGACCGATTCCAATCGCGAGTGGATTCGCGCGCTGCCCGACTCGCTGATCGTGGACGAATCCATCCTCATGGTGCACGGCTCGGTGCGCGACCGCGACGAGTATCTGCTCTTTCGCCCTGAAATCGAAAGCAGCTTCGAGTCGTTCGCCGAGCAGTACCCGACGCTGCGCGTTGCGTTCTTCGGCCACACGCACCGGCGCATCTATTACGAAGACGACGGCAACAACCTGTACGCGGGTACCAAGGCCGAAAAACTCGTCCTGCGCCCCGGCGGACGTTATCTCATCAACCCCGGCTCGGTCGGTCAGCCCCGTGACGGAGACCCGCGCGCGGCGTTTTGCGTGTATGATGCCGAGGCCGCCGAGGTGTCGTTCTTCCGCGTGCCGTTCGACATCGACAAGACGGCCGAGCGCATCCGGGCTCTGCCGTTCGGCGACTCGTTGGCACGCCGCCTCTATCGGGGCATTTGA
- a CDS encoding GNAT family N-acetyltransferase, which translates to MIRYVPADHNDVEQMYRLDMLCFEPPFRFARSTFDYLMSNPDVIAIKAVDDGRGLVGFIVLEPEPPELACVATIDVHPHARREGIGGELMRRVADAARAIGLSKVYLHVYVGNTSAQEFYRGLGYESRQLLPSFYGPGRHAYLMVLADVAAERAGNVV; encoded by the coding sequence ATGATCCGCTACGTCCCGGCCGATCACAACGACGTCGAGCAGATGTACCGGCTCGACATGCTGTGCTTTGAGCCGCCGTTCCGGTTCGCGCGCTCGACGTTCGATTACCTCATGTCGAATCCCGACGTCATCGCGATCAAGGCTGTGGACGACGGGCGGGGGCTCGTCGGTTTCATCGTCCTCGAACCGGAGCCGCCCGAGCTGGCGTGCGTCGCGACGATCGACGTGCACCCCCACGCGCGGCGCGAGGGAATCGGCGGCGAACTGATGCGGCGCGTCGCCGACGCCGCGAGGGCAATCGGACTTTCCAAGGTGTATCTGCATGTGTATGTTGGCAACACCTCGGCGCAGGAGTTTTATCGCGGCCTGGGATACGAATCCCGCCAACTCCTGCCGTCGTTTTATGGACCCGGGCGGCACGCGTATCTGATGGTCCTGGCCGATGTGGCCGCCGAGCGGGCCGGGAATGTGGTGTGA
- a CDS encoding class I SAM-dependent methyltransferase codes for MTIWTSPIPAPGGSRIDATRDDDAVAREREHYDEHKRYILHFLERDRAPFERFILRRTLRTWDRHVAFLDRSWFAGRRVVEVGCGNPRHLSMFLAWGASSVVGVDLSEAFVRRGLAHPTAYVYDQSMPTRGEDMELRFGDFCGEAGKGLAADTICCFQSLHHIDLPRFAATCGRVVGPGGVVAISDPVGDHPLRRLGNAVGRWSGLLSDDERALPAARVAEEFGRHGFERILFRSLNPTTEIYFHLTELVTPLSPTLAIALKTPLAPWRIVEDWIETRILPRHPRWGWRYLSVFRKGGTP; via the coding sequence ATGACGATCTGGACGTCGCCCATTCCCGCCCCGGGCGGATCGCGCATCGACGCGACACGCGACGACGACGCCGTGGCTCGCGAACGCGAACACTACGACGAGCACAAACGATACATCCTGCACTTTCTGGAACGCGACCGGGCGCCTTTCGAACGCTTCATTCTTCGTCGCACCCTGCGAACGTGGGACCGACACGTCGCGTTTCTCGATCGCTCCTGGTTCGCCGGACGGCGTGTCGTCGAGGTCGGCTGCGGAAATCCACGTCACCTGTCGATGTTTCTCGCCTGGGGCGCGTCGAGCGTCGTGGGCGTCGACCTGTCGGAGGCATTCGTGCGCCGCGGCCTCGCCCATCCCACGGCTTACGTGTACGATCAGTCAATGCCGACGCGCGGCGAAGACATGGAGCTGCGCTTCGGCGATTTCTGCGGCGAGGCCGGCAAGGGACTCGCGGCCGACACCATCTGCTGCTTCCAGTCGCTACATCACATCGACCTGCCGCGATTCGCCGCGACGTGCGGACGCGTCGTCGGGCCGGGTGGCGTCGTCGCCATCTCCGATCCGGTGGGCGACCACCCGCTGCGCCGCCTCGGCAACGCGGTCGGCCGCTGGTCCGGGCTTCTGAGCGACGACGAGCGGGCGCTCCCCGCCGCCCGTGTCGCCGAGGAATTCGGACGGCACGGATTCGAGCGAATTCTGTTTCGCTCCCTCAATCCGACCACCGAGATCTATTTTCATCTGACGGAACTCGTCACACCGCTCTCGCCGACGCTCGCGATCGCGCTCAAGACGCCGCTTGCGCCTTGGCGCATCGTCGAGGACTGGATCGAAACCCGCATTCTCCCGCGCCATCCCCGGTGGGGCTGGCGTTACCTGTCCGTCTTTCGAAAGGGAGGCACGCCATGA
- a CDS encoding cobalamin-dependent protein (Presence of a B(12) (cobalamin)-binding domain implies dependence on cobalamin itself, in one of its several forms, or in some unusual lineages, dependence on a cobalamin-like analog.) → MRVLYVRPPKYLWPYMNEMDNFLLSQAMVYLGAELRRRGHEVTLLDCGPAKVGWKSLAEIIRKTKPQVVLAGDSETLYEHECGRVFRLAKEIDPSIATIAGGVHFAQNSADCLARYPIDAIVRGEGEITLGETVDAIEHGRDLKNIPGLAIPGEHGECVYTGHRDLIADLDTLPFPAYDLLPMHLFGASKYLFSPGGVTIHHSRGCTDSCNYCACWLQMSKRKGDPADEKLIPRWRTRGVDHVIAEMEVLYYKYQKNCFVFVDDTWNVKPQWSDEFATRLIASKMKTYWFGFMRSDYLVRDDESGLFEKLIASGLSHICIGVERAEDDDFVRLSKHNQDVRRTAHLVPYLRRKYPKLFLQTTFIVGIREDTTESMDKLVRYVRKLAPDYPAFHPMTPVPGTEQFKRAKENGWLDVTDFSRYDWMTPVMGTETMTREEVDYKLWEMNRRVLSLPRIFLGLMSIHKYRRRMYMWWLLVSVRIGWDAVVGFLNPKASVRERLAISEYVGMLRPDWYEA, encoded by the coding sequence ATGCGCGTCCTCTACGTCCGCCCGCCCAAGTACCTGTGGCCCTACATGAACGAGATGGACAACTTTCTGTTGTCCCAGGCCATGGTCTATCTGGGCGCCGAACTGCGTCGCCGCGGTCACGAGGTCACGCTGCTCGACTGCGGCCCGGCGAAGGTCGGCTGGAAGAGCCTCGCCGAGATCATTCGAAAAACGAAACCCCAGGTCGTGCTCGCGGGAGACAGTGAAACGCTCTACGAACATGAGTGCGGACGCGTGTTCCGGCTCGCGAAGGAAATCGATCCCTCCATCGCCACGATCGCCGGCGGCGTCCACTTCGCGCAAAATTCCGCGGACTGCCTGGCGCGCTACCCTATCGACGCCATCGTGCGCGGCGAGGGCGAGATCACGCTCGGCGAAACGGTCGATGCGATCGAGCACGGTCGGGATTTGAAAAACATCCCTGGACTCGCGATCCCGGGTGAGCACGGAGAGTGCGTTTACACGGGGCATCGAGATCTGATCGCCGATCTCGATACACTGCCGTTTCCGGCGTACGACCTCCTGCCGATGCACCTGTTCGGGGCGTCGAAGTACCTGTTCAGCCCGGGCGGCGTGACGATCCACCACAGCCGGGGCTGCACCGACTCGTGCAATTACTGCGCATGCTGGCTCCAGATGTCGAAGCGCAAGGGCGATCCGGCCGACGAAAAGCTCATCCCTCGGTGGCGGACGCGCGGCGTGGACCACGTGATCGCCGAAATGGAAGTGCTCTATTACAAGTACCAGAAGAACTGCTTCGTCTTCGTGGACGACACGTGGAACGTAAAGCCGCAGTGGAGCGACGAGTTCGCCACGCGCCTCATCGCCTCGAAGATGAAAACCTACTGGTTCGGCTTCATGCGCTCCGACTATCTCGTGCGCGACGACGAGAGCGGGCTGTTCGAAAAGCTGATCGCGTCGGGGCTCTCGCACATCTGTATCGGGGTCGAACGCGCCGAGGACGACGACTTCGTGCGCCTGTCGAAACACAACCAGGACGTGCGGCGCACGGCGCATCTCGTGCCGTATCTGCGGCGCAAGTATCCCAAGCTGTTCCTGCAAACCACGTTCATCGTTGGAATTCGCGAGGACACGACGGAATCGATGGACAAGCTCGTTCGCTACGTGCGCAAACTCGCGCCCGATTACCCGGCGTTCCATCCGATGACGCCGGTGCCGGGTACGGAGCAGTTCAAGCGCGCGAAAGAGAACGGATGGCTCGATGTGACCGATTTCTCCCGCTACGACTGGATGACTCCGGTCATGGGCACGGAAACGATGACCCGGGAAGAAGTGGACTACAAGCTCTGGGAGATGAACCGCAGGGTGCTCAGCCTGCCGCGCATTTTTTTGGGGCTGATGTCGATCCACAAATACCGGCGGCGCATGTACATGTGGTGGCTGCTCGTCAGCGTACGCATCGGATGGGACGCGGTGGTTGGCTTCCTAAACCCGAAAGCCTCGGTGCGCGAGCGCCTCGCCATTTCGGAGTACGTCGGCATGCTGCGCCCGGATTGGTACGAGGCGTGA